The Pseudokineococcus lusitanus genome includes the window GCGGGACGACGGTGCGGGTCGCGCCGCTCGGGACGGGTCCCACGGCGCGGAGCGCCTTCTCCTGCCCGCACTGCCAGCCGGGCCCGCGGCCGACCGACGACGGGCGGCCGCAGACGCCGCTCGGGCACGACCGGAGGCGGACGGGGCAGACGCCGCGCTACTCCCGGGGCCGATGAGGGACGCCCCGTGGCGACGACGTCGTCACGGGGCGGTGGGGCGTCAGGCGGCGCTGACGAGCCCCTCGGGCCGGCGGCCGTCCTCGACGAGGTCGGCCGGGACGACGTCGGGGACGACGAGGTCCTCGGCGAGGGCCACGCGGTCGCTCACCTGGCGCAGCAGCGCCGACAGCGGGGTGCCGAGCGCCCCGCAGATCGACGACAGCAGCTCCGACGAGGCCTCCTTCTGGCCGCGCTCGACCTCGGAGAGGTAGCCGAGGCTGACCCGGGCCGTGCCCGAGACCTCGCGGAGGGTGCGCCCCTGCTCCTGCCGGAGCCCGCGGAGGGCGTCGCCCAGCTCACGGCGCAGGAGCACCGGTGCGGTGGCGACGGGCCGCGGGGCGGGCGGCAGCGGGGCCGCGGGCGGCGCGACGGGGGCGGGCCGCTGGGCCCGGACGCCGGGGCGGGCGTCCCGGGCGGGCTCGGTGCGGCGGTCGTCGGGACGGACCCGCGACGGACCCGCGGGCGGGGCCTGCACGGGACGACGGCGAGCCGGCAGCTCGGGACGCGTGCTGCGTCCGGCGGGCGCGGCGGGGCCGGTGGTCATCGCCCCACGGTACCCGGGGCGTCGGCGGGAGGGAGCGGGGCCGGTCGGTGTCACGCCCACCTCAACGCGGACGGGTGCGGCCGGTGTTCCACGGGCACCCCCCGCGGGGCACCTGCCGGGGACGCGGGGACGGTGCGCCGCGCTGACCTACGCCGACGGGGCGGGCCGGTCCCGGTCGGCCAGGGCGGCCGCGAGCAGCCGCAGGGCGGCCTCGGCCACACCGGCGCGCACGGCCGCGCGGTCCCCCGGCAGGTGCAGCTCCTCGGCGTGCTCGCCCGCCGCGCCGGTCACGGCCACGAACGCCGTCCCGGCCGCGTGGCCGTCGGCGGGACCGGGCCCGGCGACCCCCGTCGTCGCCACCCCGACGTCGGCGCCGAGCAGGGCACGGACGCCGTCGGCCATGGCGCGGGCCACGTCCACGTCGACGGGGCCCGTGCGGGCGAGCCGGTCCTCCGGGACGCCGAGCACCGAGGCCTTGACGTCGGTGGCGTAGGCGACGACGCCGCCGCGGAGGACGGCCGACGCCCCGGGGACGTCGGCGAGGCGGGCGGCGACGAGGCCGGCGGTCAGCGACTCGGCGACGGCGACGCGGAGCCCGGCGTCGCGGGCGAGCCCGACGCAGCGGCGCGCCGTCCCGCCGTCGTCCACCGTGCCGTCAGCGGGCACGGCCGGCGCCGCCGGGACGACGGGCGCGGTGCTGCCGCACCGCCGACAGCACGTAGTCGACGCCGGTGACGACCGTGACGACGACCGCGACGAGCATGACGACGAGCGCCAGCGGGTCCAGCACGGCGGGCAGGAGGCCCCCGAGGACGCCGTCCGGGCGCGGGACGAGGTAGAGCGCGATCGCGACGCTCTGCAGCACCGTCTTGAGCTTGCCGCCGCGGCTGGCGGGGATGACCCCGTGCCGGATGACGAGGAAGCGCAGCAGCGTGACCCCGAGCTCGCGGACGAGGACCACGACGGTGATCCACCACGGCAGCTCGCCGAGCACCGAGAGCAGGACGAGCGCCGTCCCGATGAGCGCCTTGTCGGCGATGGGGTCGACGAGCTTGCCGAAGTCCGTGACGAGGTCGTGGCGGCGGGCGATCTCGCCGTCCACCTTGTCGGTGGCGATGGCGACGGCGAAGGCGAGCGCGGCCCCGAGGCGCCACCCGCCCTGCTCGCCGTCGTCCATGACGAGGAGCACGGCCATGACCGGGACTAGCAGCACCCGCAGCACCGTGAGGGCGTTCGCGAGGTTCCAGGCGCTCGGCCGCCCGTCCGCGTGGCGACGCGCGACGAGCCAGGAGGTCACGGCGCGGCCCTGCCCGTGCGCGCCGCTCCCCCGACGGGCTCGGCCACGAGGTCGGCGCCCCACGCGTCGACGACGACGGCCTCGACGAGGTCGCCGACCCGCGGCAGCGGCGCGCCCACGGGCAGCCGGAGCTCCGTCGTGCCGTCGACCTCGGGGCCCTGGTGCGCCGCACGGCCGACGACGGCCGCGTCGTCGTCCGCCCCGGGGCCCGGGACCTCCTCGACGAGGACGTGCAGGGTCTCGCCCACGCGCTCGGCGGCACGCTCGTCGACGAGGGCCTCGACGAGCTGCTCGACGCGGGCGCGGCGCTCCTCGACGACCTCGGCGGGCAGGTGGTCCGGCAGGTCCACGGCC containing:
- a CDS encoding helix-turn-helix domain-containing protein; this translates as MPPAPRPVATAPVLLRRELGDALRGLRQEQGRTLREVSGTARVSLGYLSEVERGQKEASSELLSSICGALGTPLSALLRQVSDRVALAEDLVVPDVVPADLVEDGRRPEGLVSAA
- a CDS encoding CinA family protein, whose product is MPADGTVDDGGTARRCVGLARDAGLRVAVAESLTAGLVAARLADVPGASAVLRGGVVAYATDVKASVLGVPEDRLARTGPVDVDVARAMADGVRALLGADVGVATTGVAGPGPADGHAAGTAFVAVTGAAGEHAEELHLPGDRAAVRAGVAEAALRLLAAALADRDRPAPSA
- the pgsA gene encoding CDP-diacylglycerol--glycerol-3-phosphate 3-phosphatidyltransferase, which translates into the protein MTSWLVARRHADGRPSAWNLANALTVLRVLLVPVMAVLLVMDDGEQGGWRLGAALAFAVAIATDKVDGEIARRHDLVTDFGKLVDPIADKALIGTALVLLSVLGELPWWITVVVLVRELGVTLLRFLVIRHGVIPASRGGKLKTVLQSVAIALYLVPRPDGVLGGLLPAVLDPLALVVMLVAVVVTVVTGVDYVLSAVRQHRARRPGGAGRAR